One window of bacterium genomic DNA carries:
- a CDS encoding FAD-binding protein: MADFIRAECDVLVLGGGAAGCLAALRLKELEPGLRVVLLEQAALERSGRLGTGLAVLSPYLHQDESVESYLAHLGKIGRGPVDGTMVRPLLERGAEVLGRLTRLGLPVETKGSEPARAGRWGVPCRGGDLKPLLAHGLVEAGVDTLEHVAATGLCVAGRRIAGAIGFHVRSGVFHVVGARAVLLAAGATAGLYRSPLAESSPHRGAASPFNDGSGLALALRAGVELTGLEYRSQTAVLAGSRAPVEILVEEYGLPVFNARGEALPFTGADGLAAAVLEAETAGLGPCRIETTGLSAREAKRIVARYLESHPVAALCWAAEGVSPRDEPLEIALSEPAVGGLDSPGGVAVDPDRRTALTGLYAAGETAGGTPGKGVVGVFAEALLAAQTVAADLERLKRAELDEEWLVSESRRVEEPLLRLSRVGEGIDPHELELRMRRVMDAYAGGQSAGFRIEPELLEKCRAELDRLAEQVPFLVCSSNHDAVLCLRARNRLLVAQALVEHLRGDREHGGSKLLRSALDPKTGEPATN; encoded by the coding sequence ATGGCCGATTTCATCCGCGCGGAGTGCGACGTACTGGTTCTCGGCGGGGGGGCCGCGGGCTGCCTGGCCGCGCTCCGATTGAAGGAGCTCGAGCCCGGCCTGCGGGTCGTTCTCCTGGAGCAGGCCGCCCTCGAGCGCTCCGGGCGGCTCGGCACCGGTCTGGCCGTTCTCTCCCCCTACCTCCACCAGGACGAGTCCGTCGAGTCCTACCTCGCCCACCTGGGGAAAATCGGGCGCGGGCCGGTGGACGGGACGATGGTCCGGCCCCTGCTGGAGCGGGGCGCCGAGGTGCTCGGCCGTCTGACCAGGCTGGGGTTGCCCGTGGAGACGAAGGGCTCCGAGCCCGCGCGGGCCGGGCGGTGGGGCGTCCCCTGCCGCGGTGGGGACCTGAAGCCGCTCCTCGCCCACGGACTGGTCGAGGCCGGGGTGGACACCCTCGAGCACGTCGCCGCCACCGGCCTCTGCGTGGCCGGCAGGCGGATTGCGGGCGCCATCGGATTCCACGTCCGCAGCGGCGTCTTTCACGTCGTCGGCGCCCGGGCGGTGCTCCTGGCCGCCGGGGCGACGGCGGGCCTCTACCGCTCCCCCCTGGCGGAATCGAGCCCCCACCGCGGCGCGGCGTCGCCGTTCAACGACGGCTCGGGATTGGCCCTGGCCCTGAGGGCCGGGGTGGAGCTCACCGGGCTGGAATACCGCTCGCAAACCGCCGTCCTGGCCGGTTCCCGGGCGCCGGTGGAGATTCTGGTCGAGGAGTACGGCCTGCCGGTCTTCAACGCGCGGGGCGAGGCGCTGCCATTTACGGGAGCGGACGGGCTGGCCGCGGCGGTGCTCGAAGCGGAAACGGCGGGTCTCGGTCCGTGCCGCATCGAAACCACCGGCCTGTCGGCCCGGGAGGCGAAGCGGATCGTCGCCCGCTATCTGGAGAGCCACCCCGTGGCCGCGCTGTGCTGGGCGGCCGAGGGGGTGTCGCCCAGGGACGAGCCTCTGGAAATTGCCCTGTCCGAACCCGCCGTAGGGGGGCTGGACTCGCCGGGCGGCGTGGCCGTGGACCCGGACCGGCGCACCGCCCTGACCGGCCTCTACGCTGCCGGGGAGACGGCTGGGGGGACGCCGGGTAAGGGCGTCGTCGGGGTTTTCGCCGAGGCGCTCCTCGCCGCACAGACCGTCGCCGCCGACCTGGAGCGCCTGAAACGGGCCGAGCTCGACGAGGAGTGGCTGGTCTCGGAGAGCCGCAGGGTCGAGGAGCCGCTCTTACGCCTCTCACGGGTGGGCGAGGGCATAGACCCCCACGAGCTCGAGCTGCGGATGCGGCGGGTGATGGACGCCTACGCCGGGGGGCAGTCCGCCGGGTTCCGGATCGAGCCGGAGCTTTTGGAGAAATGCCGGGCCGAGCTGGACCGGCTCGCGGAGCAGGTCCCCTTCCTCGTCTGTAGCTCGAAC